In a single window of the Nocardioides massiliensis genome:
- the ftsW gene encoding putative lipid II flippase FtsW, with protein sequence MSAVGETPRPAGRLAALRRSLDQPLAPYYLLLGASALLLTIGLMMVLSASSVRSYRTFDNSYAIFLRQLTWVAIGLPAAFVASRLPRRFLRFLAWPAVLIALVLMALVLSPLGYEVAGNRNWIGVGPLRIQPSEFAKLSMVLWAASVYARKEHLLSDWRHAVVPVVPVLGLATGLVVLQGDLGTALVLFAIVLGMLWVVGAPGKLFALAALVAGTAALYLAATSPERRNRLLNFADPFKDFEGAGWQSAHGLFAMSSGGIFGKGISGSQQKWGSLPEAHTDFIFAVLGEELGLVGTLLVLVLFLTIAYAGVRLAMATDDAFVRFMTAGVVVWLMAQMMINIGMVLALLPVIGIPLPLVSYGGSSLLPTLVALGILIGFARSEPAARAALKDRRRRGPGRGVSAPAVRSSRVGG encoded by the coding sequence GTGAGTGCAGTGGGCGAGACGCCGCGTCCCGCAGGACGCCTGGCCGCCCTGCGCCGCTCGCTCGACCAGCCGCTCGCGCCGTACTACCTGCTGCTGGGCGCCTCGGCGCTGCTGCTCACCATCGGCCTGATGATGGTGCTCAGCGCCTCGAGCGTCCGGTCCTACCGGACCTTCGACAACTCCTACGCGATCTTCCTGCGCCAGCTGACCTGGGTCGCGATCGGCCTGCCCGCGGCGTTCGTGGCGTCCCGGCTGCCGCGGCGCTTCCTGCGGTTCCTGGCCTGGCCCGCGGTTCTGATTGCGCTGGTGCTGATGGCGCTCGTGCTCTCGCCGCTGGGCTACGAGGTCGCCGGCAACCGGAACTGGATCGGCGTCGGACCCCTCCGCATCCAGCCCTCGGAGTTCGCCAAGCTCTCGATGGTGTTGTGGGCGGCCAGCGTCTATGCCCGCAAGGAGCACCTGCTCTCCGACTGGCGGCACGCCGTCGTGCCGGTCGTGCCCGTGCTCGGGCTCGCGACCGGGCTGGTCGTCCTGCAGGGCGACCTCGGCACGGCGCTGGTGCTGTTCGCCATCGTCCTGGGGATGCTGTGGGTGGTCGGCGCGCCGGGCAAGCTCTTCGCACTCGCCGCGTTGGTGGCCGGCACCGCTGCGCTGTACCTCGCAGCGACCAGCCCCGAGCGGCGCAACCGCCTGCTCAACTTCGCCGACCCGTTCAAGGACTTCGAGGGCGCCGGGTGGCAGTCGGCCCACGGCCTGTTCGCGATGAGCTCGGGCGGCATCTTCGGCAAGGGCATCTCCGGCAGTCAGCAGAAGTGGGGCTCGCTGCCGGAGGCCCACACCGACTTCATCTTCGCCGTGCTCGGCGAGGAGCTCGGTCTGGTCGGCACCCTGCTCGTGCTGGTGCTCTTCCTCACCATCGCCTACGCCGGTGTCCGGTTGGCGATGGCGACGGACGACGCGTTCGTGCGGTTCATGACGGCCGGCGTGGTGGTGTGGCTGATGGCCCAGATGATGATCAACATCGGCATGGTGCTCGCGCTGCTGCCGGTGATCGGCATCCCGCTGCCGCTGGTCTCCTACGGCGGCTCGTCGTTGCTGCCGACGCTGGTCGCACTCGGCATCCTCATCGGTTTCGCGCGCTCCGAGCCGGCCGCGCGCGCGGCGCTGAAGGACCGGCGTCGCCGCGGACCAGGCCGTGGGGTGTCCGCCCCGGCGGTGCGCAGCAGCCGGGTGGGAGGCTGA
- the ftsZ gene encoding cell division protein FtsZ, whose protein sequence is MAAPQNYLAVIKVVGIGGGGVNAVNRMIEVGLKGVEFIAINTDAQALLMSDADVKLDIGRELTRGLGAGANPDVGAQAAEDHADEIEEVIKGADMVFVTAGEGGGTGTGGAPVVARIARSLGALTIGVVTRPFAFEGRRRANSAEEGIAALREEVDTLIVIPNDRLLSISDRNVSVLDAFKQADQVLLQGVSGITDLITTPGLINLDFADVKSVMSNAGSALMGIGSARGEDRSVAAAEMAVSSPLLEASIDGAHGVLLSIAGGSDLGLFEINEAAALVAQSAHDEANIIFGATIDDALGDEVRVTVIAAGFDGGVPKKREEGGTLRRTAEGQGAGGGAERPTTTPQRDPAPAQQSRPAQPAGQQQSPQGQQGQQSNQPGQQGPGGQQGQPGQQGQAPARPAQPGGQSTPPRPRPVQFDDDDLDIPDFLK, encoded by the coding sequence GTGGCAGCACCGCAGAACTACCTGGCCGTGATCAAGGTCGTGGGTATCGGTGGTGGTGGAGTCAACGCCGTCAACCGGATGATCGAAGTCGGTCTTAAGGGCGTTGAGTTCATCGCGATCAACACCGACGCACAAGCGCTCCTGATGAGCGACGCCGACGTGAAGCTCGACATCGGTCGGGAGCTCACGCGCGGCCTCGGCGCCGGCGCCAACCCCGACGTGGGGGCGCAGGCAGCGGAGGACCACGCCGACGAGATCGAAGAGGTCATCAAGGGCGCCGACATGGTCTTCGTGACCGCGGGCGAGGGCGGCGGCACCGGCACCGGTGGCGCGCCGGTGGTGGCGCGGATCGCGCGCTCGCTGGGCGCGCTGACCATCGGCGTCGTGACCCGGCCGTTCGCCTTCGAGGGCCGTCGGCGCGCCAACTCCGCCGAGGAGGGCATCGCGGCCCTGCGCGAGGAGGTCGACACCCTCATCGTCATCCCCAACGACCGGCTGCTGTCCATCAGCGACCGCAACGTCAGCGTCCTCGACGCCTTCAAGCAGGCCGACCAGGTGCTGCTCCAGGGTGTCTCCGGCATCACCGACCTGATCACGACGCCGGGCCTGATCAACCTCGACTTCGCCGACGTGAAGTCCGTGATGTCCAACGCCGGCTCCGCCCTCATGGGCATCGGCTCCGCCCGCGGTGAGGACCGATCGGTCGCGGCGGCCGAGATGGCCGTCTCCAGCCCGCTGCTCGAGGCCTCGATCGACGGTGCGCACGGCGTCCTGCTCTCGATCGCGGGCGGCTCCGACCTCGGCCTCTTCGAGATCAACGAGGCGGCCGCGCTCGTGGCCCAGTCGGCGCACGACGAGGCCAACATCATCTTCGGCGCGACCATCGACGACGCCCTCGGCGACGAGGTGCGCGTGACCGTGATCGCCGCCGGCTTCGACGGCGGTGTCCCCAAGAAGCGCGAGGAGGGCGGGACCCTGCGGCGTACGGCGGAGGGGCAGGGCGCCGGCGGTGGCGCCGAGCGCCCGACCACTACGCCGCAGCGCGACCCGGCGCCCGCCCAGCAGTCGCGCCCGGCGCAGCCCGCCGGCCAGCAGCAGTCGCCCCAGGGGCAGCAGGGCCAGCAGTCGAACCAGCCCGGTCAGCAGGGCCCGGGCGGGCAGCAGGGACAGCCCGGTCAGCAGGGCCAGGCGCCCGCACGCCCGGCGCAGCCGGGTGGGCAGTCGACCCCGCCGCGCCCGCGTCCGGTCCAGTTCGACGACGACGATCTCGACATCCCCGACTTCCTGAAGTGA
- the murD gene encoding UDP-N-acetylmuramoyl-L-alanine--D-glutamate ligase yields MSRSVDLDAFGRADDWSPVRAVVAGFGVSGFAAADNLVHVGAQVTVLDESDAGDRAEKGTLLEVLGADVRLAPGATAELPDDVDVLVTSPGWSPSAPLLAQARARGIPIWGEVELAWRLRDLERPAPWIAVTGTNGKTSTVQMLEAMLRAAGLRAVACGNIGLPIVQAVMDPEPYDVLAVELSSFQLHYTSSMSAESAAVLNVADDHLDWYADMAAYVADKGRIYSQVQRACVYNVADPVTEQLVRDADVVEGARAIGFTLGMPQVGMVGLVDEVLADRAFVEDRANTAAELGTLDDLADPDSGAPPAPHVVANALAAAALARAHGVAPAAVREGLRSWRPDAHRIAVVARQGGVTWVDDSKATNPHAAASSLAAYESVVWIAGGLAKGADFEELVRTRRDRMRAVVLLGRDRHVIAAALGRHAPDVPVIEVGDGETEPMDRAVEAAAGIAGDGDTVLLAPGCASFDQFTDYAARGDAFAAAVRRRTG; encoded by the coding sequence ATGAGCCGCTCGGTCGACCTCGACGCCTTCGGTCGCGCGGACGACTGGTCGCCCGTGCGGGCGGTCGTGGCCGGCTTCGGCGTCTCCGGCTTCGCCGCCGCCGACAACCTCGTGCACGTCGGTGCGCAGGTCACGGTGCTCGACGAGTCCGACGCCGGCGACCGCGCCGAGAAGGGCACGCTGCTCGAGGTGCTGGGTGCCGACGTACGTCTGGCGCCCGGCGCCACCGCCGAGCTCCCCGACGACGTCGACGTGCTGGTCACGTCGCCGGGGTGGTCCCCGTCCGCACCGCTGCTCGCCCAGGCTCGCGCCCGCGGCATCCCGATCTGGGGCGAGGTCGAGCTCGCCTGGCGGTTGCGCGACCTCGAGCGACCGGCGCCGTGGATCGCCGTCACCGGCACCAACGGCAAGACCAGCACCGTGCAGATGCTCGAGGCGATGCTGCGCGCGGCCGGTCTGCGCGCGGTCGCCTGCGGCAACATCGGTCTGCCCATCGTGCAGGCGGTCATGGACCCCGAGCCCTACGACGTGCTGGCGGTGGAGCTCTCGAGCTTCCAGCTGCACTACACCTCGTCGATGTCGGCAGAGTCCGCGGCGGTGCTCAACGTCGCCGACGACCACCTGGACTGGTACGCCGACATGGCCGCCTACGTCGCCGACAAGGGGCGCATCTACTCCCAGGTGCAGCGGGCGTGCGTCTACAACGTCGCCGACCCGGTGACCGAGCAGCTGGTGCGCGACGCCGACGTGGTCGAGGGCGCGCGGGCCATCGGGTTCACGCTCGGCATGCCGCAGGTGGGCATGGTCGGACTCGTCGACGAGGTACTCGCCGACCGCGCGTTCGTCGAGGACCGCGCCAACACCGCGGCCGAGCTCGGCACCCTCGACGACCTGGCCGACCCGGACTCCGGAGCACCGCCTGCTCCGCACGTCGTGGCGAACGCGCTGGCCGCCGCGGCGCTCGCGCGTGCCCACGGCGTCGCGCCGGCTGCGGTCCGCGAGGGGCTGCGCAGCTGGCGTCCCGACGCCCACCGCATCGCGGTGGTCGCCCGCCAGGGAGGCGTCACCTGGGTCGACGACTCGAAGGCGACGAACCCGCACGCCGCGGCGTCGTCGCTGGCGGCGTACGAGTCCGTGGTCTGGATCGCCGGGGGACTGGCCAAGGGCGCCGACTTCGAGGAGCTGGTCCGCACCCGGCGCGACCGGATGCGTGCGGTGGTGCTGCTCGGCCGTGACCGCCATGTGATCGCGGCCGCGCTCGGGCGACACGCGCCCGATGTGCCCGTCATCGAGGTGGGTGACGGGGAGACTGAGCCCATGGACCGTGCGGTCGAGGCCGCAGCAGGGATCGCCGGCGACGGCGACACCGTGCTGCTGGCCCCGGGGTGCGCGTCCTTCGACCAGTTCACCGACTATGCCGCGCGCGGAGACGCCTTCGCCGCCGCGGTACGCCGCCGCACCGGCTAG
- the murG gene encoding undecaprenyldiphospho-muramoylpentapeptide beta-N-acetylglucosaminyltransferase: MRVLLAGGGTAGHTSPLLATADALVRRDPSVEITCVGTARGLETRVVPAAGYPLELIPPVPLPRRLGGELLRTPGRLRAAVKEAGAVLDRVGPDVVVGYGGYVSIPVYLAARRRRLPIVLHEQNAVPGLANRVGARFARTVAVSFPGTPLKRAQYVGLPIRRMISTLDRPAMRAEARRHFGLDPDVPTLLVTGGSQGARRLNQAVSGAASALREAGVQVLHVTGPQGGVEVTVGTPPYVVVDFVERMDLAYAAADLVICRAGASSVTEAAAVGLPAIFVPLPIGNGEQEHNARPVVDAGGGVLVADAEMTPALVAERVPALLGDAEALATMGRAASALIGRDADEQLAVLVEQAAGAQEEKR; the protein is encoded by the coding sequence GTGCGCGTCCTCCTCGCCGGCGGCGGTACCGCCGGCCACACCTCGCCCCTGCTCGCGACCGCCGACGCCCTCGTGCGCCGTGACCCGTCGGTGGAGATCACCTGCGTCGGGACCGCGCGCGGACTCGAGACCCGCGTCGTGCCCGCGGCGGGCTACCCCCTCGAGCTGATCCCGCCGGTGCCGCTGCCGCGCCGCCTGGGAGGCGAGCTACTGCGCACCCCCGGCCGGCTGCGCGCGGCGGTCAAGGAGGCCGGCGCCGTCCTCGACCGGGTCGGACCCGACGTCGTCGTGGGCTACGGCGGCTACGTCTCCATCCCCGTCTACCTCGCAGCGCGCCGCCGCAGGCTGCCGATCGTGCTGCACGAGCAGAACGCCGTGCCGGGCCTGGCCAACCGGGTCGGCGCGCGGTTCGCCCGCACCGTCGCGGTGAGCTTCCCCGGCACGCCCTTGAAGCGCGCGCAGTACGTCGGGCTCCCGATCCGGCGGATGATCTCGACCCTCGACCGCCCGGCGATGCGGGCCGAGGCCCGCCGCCACTTCGGTCTCGACCCCGATGTGCCGACGCTGCTGGTCACCGGCGGCTCGCAGGGCGCGCGACGGCTCAACCAAGCCGTCTCCGGCGCCGCGTCCGCCCTGCGCGAGGCCGGCGTCCAGGTCCTGCACGTCACCGGCCCCCAGGGTGGGGTGGAGGTGACGGTGGGGACCCCGCCGTACGTCGTGGTGGACTTCGTCGAGCGCATGGACCTCGCCTACGCCGCCGCCGACCTGGTGATCTGCCGGGCCGGCGCGAGCAGCGTGACCGAGGCCGCCGCGGTGGGCCTGCCGGCGATCTTCGTGCCGCTGCCCATCGGCAACGGTGAGCAGGAGCACAACGCCCGCCCCGTCGTCGATGCCGGCGGTGGCGTCCTCGTCGCCGACGCCGAGATGACCCCGGCGCTGGTGGCCGAACGGGTCCCGGCCCTGCTCGGGGATGCCGAGGCGCTTGCGACGATGGGCCGGGCTGCGTCGGCGCTCATCGGACGCGACGCCGACGAGCAGCTCGCCGTCCTCGTCGAGCAGGCCGCCGGCGCACAGGAGGAGAAGCGATGA
- a CDS encoding cell division protein FtsQ/DivIB → MRAGPRSRPRSAAAIDFAKRQRARRWLRWRPLVLAAGVLVVVGAAVWGVLFSSLLGVDRVEVEGTDLLSAATVRSAAAVPAGEPLARVDLAAAEARVEELVEVADATVRRGWPDAVVVEVTEREAVAVVVVEDRFRGMDETGVLFRDFARQPPRLPVVRISAGTRTEALAEAAAVLRHLPPVLDGAVDHVIVRTVDDITVVLRDGRRVVWGSAEDSGNKGDVLAILLEQETGDAPVREYDVSVPGQPTTRS, encoded by the coding sequence GTGAGGGCGGGTCCCCGGTCGCGTCCGCGCAGCGCCGCGGCGATCGACTTCGCCAAGCGGCAGCGGGCGCGTCGCTGGTTGCGGTGGCGGCCGCTCGTGCTCGCCGCCGGCGTGCTGGTGGTCGTCGGCGCCGCCGTCTGGGGCGTGCTCTTCTCCAGCCTGCTCGGCGTCGACCGGGTCGAGGTCGAGGGCACCGACCTGCTCAGCGCGGCCACCGTCCGCTCCGCCGCCGCTGTGCCGGCCGGCGAGCCGCTCGCGCGGGTGGACCTCGCCGCCGCGGAGGCGCGCGTGGAGGAGCTGGTCGAGGTAGCCGACGCCACCGTGCGCCGTGGCTGGCCCGACGCGGTCGTCGTCGAGGTCACCGAGCGCGAGGCCGTAGCCGTGGTCGTGGTCGAGGACCGCTTCCGTGGCATGGACGAGACCGGCGTGCTCTTCCGCGACTTCGCCCGCCAGCCCCCGCGGCTCCCGGTCGTCCGGATCTCGGCCGGCACCCGCACCGAGGCGCTCGCGGAGGCCGCGGCCGTCCTGCGCCACCTCCCGCCCGTCCTCGACGGCGCCGTCGACCACGTCATCGTCCGCACGGTCGACGACATCACCGTCGTCCTGCGCGACGGCCGGCGCGTCGTGTGGGGGAGCGCGGAGGACTCCGGCAACAAGGGCGACGTCCTCGCGATCCTGCTCGAGCAGGAGACCGGCGACGCTCCCGTCCGGGAGTACGACGTCAGCGTCCCCGGCCAGCCCACCACCCGGTCCTGA
- the murC gene encoding UDP-N-acetylmuramate--L-alanine ligase encodes MIVPVPDELLGADQLGRVHFVGIGGAGLSGIARIMLARGIPVSGSDAKASPTLEALSALGARCHVGHDADHVGDADTLVVSTAVREDNPEVQAAYSRGLRVLPRSAALESVMQGRRVLAVAGTHGKTTTTSLLTVALQHCGADPSFAIGGDLNESGSNAHQGSGDLFVAEADESDGAFLVYRPYAAIVTNVEADHLDNYGTPEAYHAAFEQFLDRIDPAGYVVCVVDDPGAAALAQTARERGLRVVTVGESEEAELRAVDVTFAGTRSRFTVVDAGRRLGQVELRIPGRHYVLDALAALAAGLRLGFAFADLRRGLESFSGTRRRMELKGEAAGVRVYDSYAHHPNEIVGDLQAARSVAGEGRLIVAFQPHMVSRTRIFGTAMGAALGAADEVVVMEVYVAREDPDPAVTGALVADAVPLPRERVRFEPSWSAVPQLLVDRARPGDLVLTLGAGDVTLLGPEVLALLRELES; translated from the coding sequence ATGATCGTCCCCGTCCCCGACGAGCTGCTCGGCGCCGACCAGCTGGGCCGGGTGCACTTCGTCGGCATCGGTGGAGCCGGCCTGTCGGGCATCGCCCGGATCATGCTCGCCCGCGGCATCCCCGTGAGCGGCAGCGACGCGAAGGCGTCCCCGACGCTCGAGGCGCTCTCGGCCCTCGGAGCGCGCTGCCACGTCGGTCACGATGCCGACCACGTCGGCGACGCCGACACCCTCGTCGTCTCGACCGCCGTGCGCGAGGACAACCCCGAGGTGCAGGCGGCGTACTCCCGCGGGCTGCGCGTGCTGCCGCGCTCGGCGGCGTTGGAGTCGGTGATGCAGGGGCGGCGCGTGCTCGCGGTCGCCGGCACCCACGGCAAGACCACCACCACCTCGCTGCTCACCGTCGCGCTCCAGCACTGCGGTGCCGACCCGTCGTTCGCCATCGGCGGCGACCTCAACGAGTCCGGCTCCAACGCCCACCAGGGTTCCGGCGACCTGTTCGTCGCCGAGGCCGACGAGAGCGACGGCGCCTTCCTCGTCTACCGGCCGTACGCCGCGATCGTGACCAACGTCGAGGCCGACCACCTCGACAACTACGGCACGCCCGAGGCCTACCACGCGGCGTTCGAGCAGTTCCTCGACCGCATCGACCCGGCCGGCTACGTCGTCTGCGTCGTCGACGACCCCGGTGCCGCGGCGTTGGCGCAGACCGCACGCGAGCGTGGCCTGCGGGTCGTGACTGTGGGGGAGTCCGAGGAGGCCGAGCTGCGTGCGGTCGATGTGACCTTCGCCGGCACGCGCTCGCGGTTCACCGTCGTCGACGCCGGACGCCGCCTCGGCCAGGTCGAGCTGCGGATCCCCGGTCGCCACTACGTCCTCGACGCGCTCGCCGCGCTCGCTGCAGGACTGCGGCTCGGCTTCGCCTTCGCCGACCTGCGCCGCGGGCTGGAGTCCTTCTCCGGCACCCGGCGCCGGATGGAGCTCAAAGGCGAGGCCGCCGGCGTCCGCGTCTACGACAGCTATGCCCACCACCCCAACGAGATCGTCGGTGACCTCCAGGCCGCGCGGTCGGTGGCCGGCGAGGGCCGGCTGATCGTGGCGTTCCAGCCCCACATGGTCTCGCGCACGCGGATCTTCGGTACGGCGATGGGCGCCGCGCTTGGCGCTGCGGACGAGGTCGTGGTGATGGAGGTCTACGTCGCCCGCGAGGACCCGGACCCCGCCGTCACCGGGGCGCTGGTGGCCGACGCCGTACCCCTTCCGCGCGAGCGGGTGCGCTTCGAGCCGTCGTGGTCGGCGGTGCCGCAGCTGCTCGTCGACCGCGCTCGTCCGGGCGATCTGGTGCTCACCCTCGGCGCCGGTGACGTCACGCTGCTGGGGCCGGAGGTCCTCGCGCTCCTACGGGAGCTGGAGTCGTGA
- a CDS encoding YggS family pyridoxal phosphate-dependent enzyme, with protein sequence MTTPPTDVRRAQLTEGLGAVRARIAEACRSAGRDPAEVGLTVVTKYFPASDVALLAELGVRDVGENKHQEAADKRPAVAQLRGADDLRWHFIGGLQSNKTAAVARWADVVESVDRTKLVSRLATGAAERDAPLDVLVQVSLDAPGAQGRAGADPDDVPALTAAIAGAESLRLRGVMGVAPLGEDPAGAFTRLAEVAEAVRRDHPGATWVSAGMSGDLEQAVAAGATHVRVGSAVLGPRPVIK encoded by the coding sequence GTGACCACGCCCCCCACCGACGTACGCCGTGCCCAGCTCACCGAGGGGCTCGGGGCCGTGCGCGCCCGCATCGCCGAGGCCTGCCGGAGCGCCGGACGCGACCCCGCCGAGGTCGGGCTCACCGTGGTGACGAAGTACTTCCCGGCCTCCGACGTCGCCCTGCTCGCCGAGCTCGGCGTACGCGACGTGGGCGAGAACAAGCACCAGGAGGCGGCCGACAAGCGCCCCGCGGTGGCCCAGCTGCGCGGCGCGGACGACCTGCGCTGGCACTTCATCGGTGGCCTGCAGTCCAACAAGACCGCGGCGGTCGCCCGGTGGGCCGACGTCGTGGAGTCGGTCGACCGCACCAAGCTGGTCTCCCGCCTGGCCACGGGCGCGGCCGAGCGCGACGCCCCGCTCGACGTCCTCGTCCAGGTCAGCCTGGACGCACCCGGTGCCCAGGGGCGCGCGGGTGCCGACCCCGATGACGTGCCGGCGCTGACCGCCGCGATCGCCGGGGCGGAGTCGCTGCGGCTGCGCGGGGTGATGGGCGTGGCGCCACTGGGGGAGGACCCCGCGGGGGCGTTCACCCGGCTCGCCGAGGTGGCCGAGGCCGTACGCCGCGACCACCCCGGTGCGACGTGGGTCTCGGCCGGCATGAGCGGTGACCTGGAGCAGGCCGTCGCCGCCGGCGCGACACACGTGCGTGTCGGCAGCGCGGTTCTCGGTCCGAGGCCCGTGATCAAGTAA
- a CDS encoding cell division protein SepF, whose protein sequence is MSGAMRKMGVYLGLLEDTERYDDYAEDHTDRREEQREPHRGQVRDERYDEPRPAPVARLDERRRPTSEVNHVAELSRITTLHPRTYNEARTIGENFRSGVPVIMNLSEMDDNDAKRLVDFAAGLVFAVRGTIERVTSKVFLLSPPNVSVAAEDKQRIAEGGFFNQS, encoded by the coding sequence ATGAGCGGCGCGATGCGCAAGATGGGTGTCTACCTGGGCCTGCTCGAGGACACCGAGCGCTACGACGACTACGCCGAGGACCACACGGACCGTCGTGAGGAGCAGCGTGAGCCCCACCGTGGCCAGGTGCGCGACGAGCGGTACGACGAACCGCGGCCCGCGCCGGTCGCCCGTCTCGACGAGCGTCGTCGACCGACCAGCGAGGTGAACCACGTGGCAGAGCTGTCCCGGATCACGACCCTGCACCCCCGTACCTACAACGAGGCCCGCACCATCGGGGAGAACTTCCGCTCCGGTGTGCCGGTGATCATGAACCTGTCCGAGATGGACGACAACGACGCCAAGCGCCTGGTGGACTTCGCCGCCGGCCTGGTGTTCGCGGTCCGGGGCACCATCGAGCGGGTGACGAGCAAGGTGTTCCTGCTCTCGCCCCCCAACGTCTCGGTGGCCGCGGAGGACAAGCAGCGGATCGCCGAGGGCGGCTTCTTCAACCAGAGCTGA
- a CDS encoding YggT family protein, protein MHPVGQFIQGILWMFMVLLIIRLVVDWIQVFARSWQPTGPILVVLEVVFSITDPPIKAIRKVIPPLRLGSIALDVSFILVFIVVILLMRVNQAIFLGLG, encoded by the coding sequence GTGCATCCCGTCGGTCAATTCATCCAGGGCATCCTCTGGATGTTCATGGTCCTGCTCATCATCCGGCTCGTCGTGGACTGGATCCAGGTGTTCGCCCGCTCCTGGCAGCCCACCGGACCGATCCTGGTGGTGCTGGAGGTCGTCTTCTCCATCACCGACCCGCCGATCAAGGCGATCCGCAAGGTCATTCCGCCGCTGCGGCTCGGCAGCATCGCGCTCGACGTCAGCTTCATCCTGGTCTTCATCGTCGTCATCTTGTTGATGCGCGTGAACCAGGCCATCTTCTTGGGTCTCGGGTGA
- a CDS encoding polyphenol oxidase family protein: protein MTPATPRPRGMAHLAHLGDVAVGFSDAALDVAEDAGTRGADLPAAVEAVAPGAVAVRMRQVHGADVAVVRRAELPAGGLVDGVDALVTAEPGIALVVRSADCVPVVLADPDAGVVGVAHAGRAGLVEGVVAATLATMTDLGARSVRAWIGPAVCGGCYEVPQAMREEVAALVPQAHAETTWGTPALDIVAGVRAQLAAGGVAEVELVDRCTREDPALHSHRRDAAAAGRLAGIVARVSPAGRKTEAS from the coding sequence GTGACCCCGGCGACCCCCCGCCCGCGGGGGATGGCGCACCTCGCGCACCTGGGCGACGTCGCGGTCGGCTTCAGCGACGCCGCCCTCGACGTCGCCGAGGACGCCGGCACCCGCGGCGCGGATCTCCCTGCCGCGGTGGAGGCGGTGGCACCGGGCGCGGTCGCGGTCCGGATGCGCCAGGTCCACGGTGCCGACGTGGCCGTCGTCCGACGCGCAGAGCTGCCCGCCGGCGGTCTGGTCGACGGTGTCGACGCGTTGGTGACGGCCGAGCCCGGCATCGCGCTGGTCGTCCGGTCGGCCGACTGCGTACCCGTCGTCCTCGCCGATCCCGACGCCGGTGTCGTCGGGGTCGCCCACGCCGGCCGCGCAGGCCTGGTCGAGGGCGTGGTGGCGGCGACGCTGGCCACGATGACTGACCTCGGCGCGCGGTCCGTGCGCGCGTGGATCGGCCCGGCGGTGTGCGGGGGCTGCTACGAGGTGCCGCAGGCCATGCGCGAGGAGGTCGCTGCGCTGGTGCCGCAGGCGCACGCCGAGACCACCTGGGGTACGCCGGCCCTCGACATCGTCGCCGGCGTCCGCGCCCAGCTCGCAGCCGGCGGGGTCGCGGAGGTCGAGCTCGTCGACCGGTGCACCCGCGAGGACCCCGCGCTGCACTCCCACCGTCGCGACGCCGCCGCCGCGGGACGCCTGGCCGGCATCGTCGCCCGCGTCAGTCCAGCCGGCAGGAAGACGGAGGCCTCGTGA